The genomic window GCCCCCGGCAGTCCTTTCAGTGCCGAACGCGCGATGCCTCCCGCGATCGAGCAGCAGATGCGAGCCCGTTACAACTTGGATGCTCCGCCGCTGCAGCAATACTGGGACTACATGTGGGGCATCATCAGCCGCGGTGATTTGAGTTGGTCCATCAAACTGGAAGACTACAGCGTCAATCAAGTCATCGCGGAAGGCTTTCCGGTGTCAGCATCGCTGGCGATCTTCGCTTTGGTGTTTGCCATCATCTTGGGTGTCTCCGCAGGAGTCATCTCGGCGGTTTATCGAGGCAGCTTTGCTGATGTGGCGATGATGGCCACCGCCGTTTTGGGCATCGCCATTCCCAACTTTGTGTTGGCGTCGATTGCGATTTTGCTGTTTGTGTTTTTGATCCCGTTGTTCCCCGCGGCGGGTTGGGGGACGCTTCGGCAAGTCGCCTTGCCCGCGTTGTGTTTGGGTTTGCCCGTTGCCGCGTACATCGCCCGGTTAACGCGAGCCGGCATGTTGGAATCGCTCAGCCGTGAACATGTTCGCACCGCGTTCGCAAAAGGATTGCCCAAACGCACTGTGATCTTAAAACACGTTTTGCCCGGTGCACTACTGCCGGTGGTCAGTTATCTGGGGCCAGCCACCGCGGGCGTGCTGACCGGTTCATTGGTGCTGGAAAATATCTTTGCTTTGCCGGGCATGGGCAGCCACTTCATCTACGCGGCGACTCAGCGTGACACGACGCTGGCCACCGGAATGGTGCTGACCTACACGGTGTTGCTGTTTGTGATGAACACGATTGTCGACTTGGCATACGCTGTCATTGACCCACGGGTGGACCTGGAATGAACCTTCCCGATTCAACCAAGAACGAAGAAACGCTGACGAAGTTGCTGGAGGAATCTCGCAACATTCGTGGCGTGTCGCTTTGGAAAGACGCTTGGCGTCGTCTGCGTCGAAACCGTCCCGCGATGACTTCGCTGGTGTTTCTGATTGGCTTGGGGTTGGTCGCGTTTCTAACGCCGATGTTGCCGCTGCAGAGTCCGCTCGACAAAGATCTCAATAACCGACGTTTTTTGCCGCCATCGACTGAGCCCATTGTCATGGGATCGCGAGAAGGACTGAAGTTCGCCGATGGAAGATTGACCAGCCAGCTGGCACTCTTTGAAGCCGAAATCGAGGAGGAAACGTCGCAGGCCATGGCCACGTCGGATCCCGTTCAAAGAGCCAAACAGTTGATCGCGATCAACGATCGCATTCGAGTCGAACATCCATTCAATCAACTGTGGAACCAGCTCGGTGGAGTCAGCTTCGCCATGGTGCGCATGCGAGTGGCAATCTTTGGCGACTATGCCGTGCCGTCGTTGTTCGGCACCGACAAGCTCGGGCGTGATTTGCTCGCTCGTGTGTTTTGGGGCGCGCGTGTTTCGTTGGTGGTCGGCGTGGTCGCGACGCTGGTGAGTTTGTTGATCGGTGTCAGCTACGGTGCCATCGCGGGTTACTTTGGTGGTTACGTCGACGCGGCCATGATGCGGATTGTGGACATGCTGTATTCGATTCCATTCATCTTCGTTGTGATTTACTTGGTCACGTTCTTGGGTGAAGAAAGCGTCAAAGCGTGGCTGGAAAGTTATGGCATCGATCAGATCATGATCTTCTACATCATCATCGGTGCGATCTATTGGTTGACCATGTCGCGAGTCGTTCGCGGCCAAGTCCTGTCGCTGCGGCAGGAGCAATTCATTGAGTCCGCTCGCACGATCGGTGCATCACCCATGCGAATTGTGTTTCGACACCTGGTGCCCAATGTGCTTGGCATCGTCATTGTTTATTTGACGTTGACCATTCCGGCTGTGATGTTGTTCGAAGCGTTCTTGTCGTTCTTGGGGTTGGGGGTTGCTCCACCCGATGTTTCGTGGGGACTGCTCCTCAATGACGGCGTAGAAGCGTTGTCGAGCATCAAGCTGTTCTGGTGGGTGGTGATCTTCCCCGGTGCCGCGCTGGCGATGACCTTGTTCGCCCTGAACTTCTTGGGTGATGGTTTGCGAGACGCTTTGGATCCAAAGATGAAAAACCGATGAGCGAAACGCACGGGGATCCCATGACGACTTCGGAAGCCGCGACGTTGGATGCAAAAGACGCCCCTCGCGACGGCGGTTCGTCACTCCTGCAAGTCTCCGATTTGCGCGTCAGTTTCAAAACGGACGAGGGGCACGTCAAAGCCGTTCGCGGGATATCTTTTGATGTTCGCGCGGGCGAGACTGTTGCCATCGTGGGAGAATCCGGAAGCGGAAAGAGCGTGACCAACTTGGCGATGATGGGATTGATCCCGCAGCCTCCCGGTCGCGTTGATTCCGGTTCGGCTTTGTTTCAAGGTCGTAATCTCCTGAAGATGAACGCTCGTGAATTGCAAGCCATTCGCGGACGCCACGTCTCGATGATCTTTCAAGATCCGATGACGGCCCTGAATCCACTGATGACCATCGAGCAGCAGATGACCGAAATGACTCGGTTGCACCTCAGTCTGACGAAGAAAGAAGCATCGGCTCGCGCGGTCGAGATGCTGGGGATGGTCGGTATCACTTCGCCCGAAAAACGCCTGCGTGATTACCCGCATCAATTCAGTGGCGGGATGCGTCAACGAGTCATGATCGCGATGGCGTTGTCGTGCGAACCAGAGTTGCTCATCGCGGACGAGCCCACCACGGCGCTCGACGTCACGATCCAAGCTCAGATCATGGATTTGTTGGCTGACCTGCAAGAACGCAAAGGCACAGCGATTGTTCTGATCACTCACGATTTGGGTGTCGTCGCCGGGGTCGCCGATCGCGTGATGGTGATGTACGCCGGACGCATCGTGGAAAAGGCGAACGTCGATGACTTGTTCGAATCACCACGTCATCCTTACACGCTCGGGTTGCTCGGCTCTCTACCGCGATTCGATACCGAACAACACGACCAATTGTCGGCGATACCAGGCGGCCCGCCCGACATGTCGGAACCCATTGTCGGTTGTTCCTTCGCACCTCGATGCAGCTTCGTGGAAGACGTCTGCAAAAAGACCGAGCCTAATCTGGAGCGGAAGGTTGCGGTGTCCGGCGGCGTGAATTCGTTGCCAGTTGTCCAGCCGCATTTGGCCGCGTGTCACGTGGAGGTGGCTTGATGAGCGAATCAACATCGCAAGCGGTGAAACAATCGCCCACTGCGACAACGTCATCCATCGATGAGTCACCGTTGTTGCGAGTCCGTGACCTGAAGGTGCACTTTCCTTTTCGACGTGGCTCGCTGTTCAATCCAGAACAAGGCGTGATCCGAGCCGTCGATGGCGTGTCGTTCGACATCGCCAAAGGAGAAACACTCGGTTTGGTTGGCGAATCGGGATGTGGCAAATCCACCACGGCTCGCGCGATCATCAATCTGGTGCATCCGACCTCAGGTGATGTTCGCATCGATGGCAAGTCGATCGCCGGTCTGTCGGACAAAGCCATGCTGCCGTATCGACGGCGAGTTCAAATGGTTTTTCAAGATCCGTTTGCGAGCTTGAATCCGCGGATGACGGTCGGGGGCATCATTGGCGAACCGCTGAAGGTTCATGGTCTAGCATCTGGCAAAGACCGTCAGCTCGAAGTCTTGCGATTGATGGAGTTGGTGGGACTGAACCCACGGTTTCTGAATCGATACCCACACGAATTCAGTGGCGGTCAACGCCAACGCATCGGCATCGCACGGGCGCTCGCGGTGCAGCCCGATTTGATTCTTTGCGATGAACCGGTCTCGGCTCTCGATGTTTCGATCCAGGCTCAGATCATCAACCTGATGATGGATCTTCAGCAGAAACTCGGCGTGGCTTACCTGTTCATCGCTCACGACTTGGCGGTGGTCCGCCACATCGCGAATCGGGTGGGAGTGATGTATCTGGGGCGGATCGCTGAGTTGGGGCCTGCGGAAGAACTCTACGCCGACCCCAAGCATCCCTACACGGAAGCCTTGCTGTCGGCGGTTCCGATCCCCGATCCCAAAATCGCGACCCAGCGCCGGCGAATTGTTCTGCAAGGCGAGGTGCCATCGCCCGACAAGCATTACCCGGGCTGTTCTTTCGCGGATCGTTGCCCGATCGCGGTGGACCGTTGCCGTACCGATCGGCCCGGATTGCCGGCTCGCCCGCATGCGGCGGCTTGTTGGGAGCGTGATGATCCGCCGGAAGTTTGATAAGCTTCGGGATTGATCTCCAATCTCGCTGTTTCAAACGTTCGTTCTCATCATGCCGCTGTCGATCATCCATTTCCCGCACCCGACACTGCGACACGTCAGTCGCCCCATCGTTCGCGTCGACGCCAAATTGAAGTCGATGGCGGAAGAAATGCTCGAGCTGATGTACGAGTTCGACGGCGTTGGGTTGGCGGCCAACCAAGTGGATCTGCCGCTGCGAATGTTCGTCTGCAACCCGACGGGGAAACGTGACGAGGGCGAGCCTTGGATCGTGCTGAACCCAGAAATTGATCGTCCCAAGGGCAACGACACGGCTCAAGAAGGTTGCTTGAGCGTGCCGGGGGTCTACGGCCAAGTCAA from Rhodopirellula halodulae includes these protein-coding regions:
- a CDS encoding ABC transporter ATP-binding protein; this encodes MSESTSQAVKQSPTATTSSIDESPLLRVRDLKVHFPFRRGSLFNPEQGVIRAVDGVSFDIAKGETLGLVGESGCGKSTTARAIINLVHPTSGDVRIDGKSIAGLSDKAMLPYRRRVQMVFQDPFASLNPRMTVGGIIGEPLKVHGLASGKDRQLEVLRLMELVGLNPRFLNRYPHEFSGGQRQRIGIARALAVQPDLILCDEPVSALDVSIQAQIINLMMDLQQKLGVAYLFIAHDLAVVRHIANRVGVMYLGRIAELGPAEELYADPKHPYTEALLSAVPIPDPKIATQRRRIVLQGEVPSPDKHYPGCSFADRCPIAVDRCRTDRPGLPARPHAAACWERDDPPEV
- a CDS encoding ABC transporter permease, with the translated sequence MNLPDSTKNEETLTKLLEESRNIRGVSLWKDAWRRLRRNRPAMTSLVFLIGLGLVAFLTPMLPLQSPLDKDLNNRRFLPPSTEPIVMGSREGLKFADGRLTSQLALFEAEIEEETSQAMATSDPVQRAKQLIAINDRIRVEHPFNQLWNQLGGVSFAMVRMRVAIFGDYAVPSLFGTDKLGRDLLARVFWGARVSLVVGVVATLVSLLIGVSYGAIAGYFGGYVDAAMMRIVDMLYSIPFIFVVIYLVTFLGEESVKAWLESYGIDQIMIFYIIIGAIYWLTMSRVVRGQVLSLRQEQFIESARTIGASPMRIVFRHLVPNVLGIVIVYLTLTIPAVMLFEAFLSFLGLGVAPPDVSWGLLLNDGVEALSSIKLFWWVVIFPGAALAMTLFALNFLGDGLRDALDPKMKNR
- a CDS encoding ABC transporter permease; its protein translation is MKDLLGFLVRRLGWMAITLWAVYTVSFVLMRAAPGSPFSAERAMPPAIEQQMRARYNLDAPPLQQYWDYMWGIISRGDLSWSIKLEDYSVNQVIAEGFPVSASLAIFALVFAIILGVSAGVISAVYRGSFADVAMMATAVLGIAIPNFVLASIAILLFVFLIPLFPAAGWGTLRQVALPALCLGLPVAAYIARLTRAGMLESLSREHVRTAFAKGLPKRTVILKHVLPGALLPVVSYLGPATAGVLTGSLVLENIFALPGMGSHFIYAATQRDTTLATGMVLTYTVLLFVMNTIVDLAYAVIDPRVDLE
- the def gene encoding peptide deformylase encodes the protein MPLSIIHFPHPTLRHVSRPIVRVDAKLKSMAEEMLELMYEFDGVGLAANQVDLPLRMFVCNPTGKRDEGEPWIVLNPEIDRPKGNDTAQEGCLSVPGVYGQVKRPKSVRLRGFDLQGNDINQVLDGFIARVVQHEVDHLDGIMFFDRMGEEGLRDLEGHLDEFQTDYASKQGTGSIADEATLAKQRAEWETMYTGGTTTHG
- a CDS encoding ABC transporter ATP-binding protein gives rise to the protein MSETHGDPMTTSEAATLDAKDAPRDGGSSLLQVSDLRVSFKTDEGHVKAVRGISFDVRAGETVAIVGESGSGKSVTNLAMMGLIPQPPGRVDSGSALFQGRNLLKMNARELQAIRGRHVSMIFQDPMTALNPLMTIEQQMTEMTRLHLSLTKKEASARAVEMLGMVGITSPEKRLRDYPHQFSGGMRQRVMIAMALSCEPELLIADEPTTALDVTIQAQIMDLLADLQERKGTAIVLITHDLGVVAGVADRVMVMYAGRIVEKANVDDLFESPRHPYTLGLLGSLPRFDTEQHDQLSAIPGGPPDMSEPIVGCSFAPRCSFVEDVCKKTEPNLERKVAVSGGVNSLPVVQPHLAACHVEVA